The genomic window CCTCTCGGCAATCAGGAATCTCCATGGCCAGCTCTCTGTCCGGCTTCTTCCAGGAGCGCGTCGAGTTTTATCTCCGGGAGGTTCGTAGATTCAACTATGACATTGTGCATGCTGTGCTGGCAGTTGGATATGATGACGTACGCGACGCAATTGCCAGAGCTGATGCCCTTACATCTGTGCGAGGTTCTGCGGACTTCGTTGCCATCTCCGCCGCATTCAAGCGCATTAAGAACATCCTGCGTCAAGCGGAAGAAAAGGAAGATGGAAAAGAGGACCAGGTAACGGTTGTGGACAGCAAGCTGTTGGTTGATCCGGCTGAAGTGGCGCTTTTTTCAGAGATGGAAAAACTGATTCCTGTGGTTGAATCCCTGCGCGCTGAGAAGAATTATCAGGAGGCCCTCGAACAGATCGCCACGCTTCGCCCGCATGTGGACCTGTTTTTTGACAAAGTAATGGTCATGGCCACAGACACTGCTTTGCGGCGGAACCGTATTCAGCTTCTGGACACTATATTCAATGGGTTTTCCTCAATTGCGGACTTCTCAGAGATTGTAGCTTCGTAGATCGCAGTGGAAGTTTAGGCCTAGGGCCGCTCAGCTTTCTGCTACCCTCATCTTTTGTGTATGCAGACAGATCTATTGCCCCAATTTCGAGCGCTCACTGCTCCCCAGAGACATGCATTGCTTGCCTCTTTTCTGGGCTGGACTCTTGATGCATTTGATTACTTCCTATTGGTCTTCTGTATTTCCGCCATTGCAGAAGATTTCCATACACGCACGTCTGTTGTTGCAGAGTCATTATTTCTCACACTAGCTTTTCGCCCGTTTGGCGCATTTTTGTTTGGCATTCTGGCCGATCGTTACGGGCGTCGCCCCGTACTCATGCTGAATGTAGCCTGTTATTCTGTTTTTGAATTGTCTTGCGCCTTTGTACCGTCCATCCACGCCTTGTTTGTTCTGCGTGCTCTTTTTGGGATTGCTATGGGAGGGGAATGGGGAGTAGGAGCAGCATTGGCTTTAGAAACGTTGCCTAAAGAAGGCCGAGGGTTCTTTTCCGGATTGCTGCAGGAAGGATATGCCGTTGGATATCTGGTAGCGGCGGCAACCTATGCCCTGTTCTATCGGCCTCTCACGCATGTTTATTGGTATGGCCATAGCTTAGGTTGGCGTGGGTTATTTGTTGTGGGGGCCATGCCAGCGCTTTTGATCTTCTATATTGCCGGCAGTGTGGAAGAATCGCCCGTGTGGCGAGATGGCCAGCGCAACGTCGCGAAAGCGGGTCTCTCTTTCACGGATCTTAAAAAATATTTCGCAACTTTCTTCTTTCTCGTGCTGTTGATGAGTGGCTTTAATTTGTTTTCCCACGGTACACAAGATCTGTATCCTACTTTTCTGCAGAAAGACCATCACTCGTCTGCTGCGATGACGGGAATGATAGCCATGATTTATAACGTCGGCGCACTGCTGGGAGGTATATTTTTCGGAGCTATCTCAGAGCGGATTGGAAGAAAACGCGCTATCATCGCAGCGGCATTCCTTTCCTTGCCTGTAATACCTCTCTTTGCGCTGGGCCACTCCTTTTCCGTGCTGGCTGCGGGAGCATTTTTGATGCAGTTTATGGTGCAAGGGGCCTGGGGAGTAGTTCCGGCATATCTTACCGAGCTTTCGCCTGCACCAGTACGAGCTACTTTCCCTGGACTGGCCTATCAGTTGGGGAACCTGATTGCATCGCGCAGTGCTGTCATACAGGCAAGATTTGCAGAACATTACGGTAGTTTTTCTGTTGTTATGGCCGGAACTGTCGCCATCGTGGCGATTTATCTTGTCTGCATAACAGCTTTTGGTCGGGAGTCAAAAGGGATGAACATGTCTTCAGAATAACATTGGCTTTCGATACCAGCTTAGGTCAAACTTATAAAATCTTTACAAAAATCTTTTGCATCACTTATTCTAGATCATTTCATCTATATAAGTGGACCCCAAACTTATTGCTCTTTACGTGCTGTCTACATTTGTAGTGTTGGGAATCAGCTTCCTGCTATGGGTACTTTTCAAATTTTGCGAGGAGATGAAAAGAAAAAAGAAGGTAGAAAAGCGTGACGGCATGTAACCGTCACGCTGGGTAATTTCTTAGAGATTGCCGCGTGCAGCTTGCTCGCGTTCAATGGCTTCAAACAGGGCCTTAAAGTTTCCTTTGCCAAAACTACGGCTGCCCTTCCGTTGGATAATCTCATAAAAAAGGGTCGGGCGATCTTCTACGGGACGAGTGAATATCTGTAGCATATAACCTTCATCGTCACGATCCACCAGGATGCCCAGTTTTTCCAGCTCTTGCACGGGCTCATCGATCTTTCCAACACGTTTTTCCAGTTCGGTGTAATAGGTGTGCGGCACCCTCAGGAACTCAACACCTTGCATCTGCAGTTGCGAGACGGTGTGAAGAATGTCGTTTGTCGCCAGAGCGATATGTTGTACTCCGGGTCCGTGATAAAACTCAAGATACTCTTCCACCTGGGATTTTTTCCGTCCCTCTGCTGGTTCGTTGATGGGAAACTTGATGCGCCCGTTGCCATTGGCCATCACCTTAGACATAAGTGCAGAATATTCCGTGGAAATATCTTTATCATCAAAGTGCTGGTACAGCGAAAAGCCCATGATGTCGGCATAAAAATCCACCCAGCGGTTCATCTCGTTCCAGCCGACATTTCCCACCATGTGGTCAATGTGCAGCAATCCTACAGGACGTGCCAATGTGTCTTCCTGCACGGGATGAAAGCCGGGCATAAATACGCCTTTGTAATCAGCGCGTTCCACAAAGGTATGCACGGTGTCTCCGTAGGTGGCGATGGTGGCCAGACGAAGTGTTCCATGTTCATCATGCAGTTCAAAGGGCTCACGCACACTTCGTGCACCGCGTCGGGTCGTTTCCTTCCAGGCAAATTTTGCATCATCTACCCAAAGCGCAATATCGTGTACGCCGTCGCCATGACGATGAACATGCTCAGCAATATCGTTGTCTGGTCGCAGTGCAGTGGTAAGTACAAAGCGCACTTTGCCTTGCTGTAAAACGTAGGAGGCCCGGTTTCGTACGCCGGTCTCTGGGCCCGCATAGGCCACCAGCTTCATGCCAAACGCAAGACGATAGTAGTACGCCGCCTGCCTTGCATTGCCAACATAAAACTCCACATAGTCCGTACCGTTTAAGGGCAGGAAATCTCTTTGTGTTTGTACTTCCGGATGCGCAAGAGTAGACATTGGTGCAACTCCATTGACTGAATTCAGTGCGCCTGGTCAACGACCCTGTTCTGAGGCGACCTATTAACATATACCCTGAAGTGTGCAGTTGGAAAGTGCGGGGAATTCATACCAATGACCGTCAAGATTACACCGCAAGACGTTCTGATCGTTATTGATCTGCAAAAGGATTTTTGCCCTGGAGGAGCGCTGGCCGTTCCGCAAGGTGATGAAATTCTTCCCCTCGTCAATTGGCTTGTCCGTCAGTTCCCACATGTTGTGCTGACCCAGGATTGGCACCCCAAAGACCATCTGTCATTTGCTTCCAATTATCCTGGCAGATCTGTATTCGATACGATTGAAACGGACTATGGCATGCAGACCCTTTGGCCTGACCACTGCGTGCAGGGAAGTGAAGGGGCAGAATTCCACCCCGCACTTGACATCACCCGTGCACAGCTGATTCTGCGCAAAGGCTTCCACCGCGACGTGGATTCTTATTCTGCCTTTCAGGAAAATGATCGCATTACGAAGACAGGACTCACGGCATATCTGCACGAACTTGGTTTCAAACGCGTTTTTCTCGCAGGGCTTGCTTATGACTACTGTGTACGATACTCAGCAGTGGACGCCAAGTCCGCAGGGTTTGAGGTTGTAGTCATTGAAGATGCATGCCGTGCAATGGGTCATGGCCACTCTGTAGAAGAAACTCGACGCGAATTTATGGAGTATTGCGTCCAAACACTATATTGTGGGGATTTAAAGAGCGAGTCAATTTATCGTTAAATTGTCTGTTTGTTGATAAGGTTTATGAATAGAGGATAAAATCTGCTTACCCTTGATGAAAAGAATGTAACAAAACCAATTTCTTAAGCTTCCCTTCAGAAATAGAACTCTACCTTCAAACCTGCCCGGGACAACTTCAAGCCCTGCATAACGAGCAAGGTCGTGCTCCTGGGAATCTTTCCGGAGGGTAGAAGTCCATGATTAAGTGGATAGCCGTGATATTCGTTGCCATCCCGTTGTTACTATCCAGACTCTCAGCACAAACTGGAACTGGCGCAATTGTTGGAACAGTACAAGATGCAGCAGGGGCTGTTTTGGTAAGTGCGAAGATTGAAGTTGATCCGGTAGGGAGACAGACTACGAGCGACGATCAGGGATCATTTCGGCTTTCGAATCTACCCGCAGGGCAGTACACACTGAAAGCAACCTATGTTGGCTTTAAGGCTTTCGAGACTACTGTGAATGTGGCAGCGGGACAAACCTTGACTTTTAATGTAGTCCTTCAAGTAGCATCTGAGGCCGATACTGTAATGGTCACAGCACCACGCCTTCAGGGCGATGCCGAGGCGGTAAATGTCGAGCGTATGTCGGCTGAAATTGTGCAGGTGGAACCAGAAGGTGTCATCACCAGTCTGCCGAATAACAACATTGCTGATGCGGTGGGACGACTGCCCAGTGTCTCTCTGGAAAGGGATGAGGGTGAGGGCAAATACATTCAGATTCGCGGAACCGAGCCTAGGTTAAGCAACGTCACCATTAACGGAATCAACCTTCCTGCTCCGGAAGTAACGGTGCGCAACATCAAGCTGGATGCTGTTCCGGCAGATGTAGTCGAACGGATCGAGGTGTATAAAACGCTCGCTGCTGACCAGGATGCGGACGCAATTGGTGGCACCGTAAACCTTGTGACCAAAACAGCACAAGACAAGCCGCTTTACGCGCTGAGTGGAACTGCTGGCTACAATCCTCTTCAGAATGGCTACTGGCGTGGAGGTTTCGATGGCACCTTCGGTCAGCGCTTCGGCACAAACAAGAATTTTGGGTTTTTGTTGGGTGGGACATGGGACCGCACGAACCGCGGCATTGATGATCTGGAGCCGAGTCAGACTTACGGAACGCTGCCCAGCGGACAGAACATCGCTTATATCAACAGCGAAGATCTGCGATCTTACACTTACTACCGCACACGATACGGCTTTGATCTCGGGATCGATGATCGAATCACCCCTACAATGACTGCTTATTTGAAGGGCCTATATGCTGACTTTCATGACTATGGAGAAGCATGGGTCTATACCCCAAACTCTGGTGCCCTTACCGGCACGAATAGCAGTCAGATCACCTTTGACCATACCGGAAACTGGCAATACCGCCATTACATCCGCAGACCCGACCAGCAGGTCTTCAGTTTCCTTACTGGTGCAAGGCATGATCTAAAATCCGATACGATCGTCTACGAATTTGCGGCATCCCGCGGACACAATATCGGCGGTCAGGCCTTCCCGACCACTTATTTTCAGGGCCCGTCTGGTGTTACGTTTGCGCAGAACAACAGTGACCCATATCGACCCAGGCTTTATGCCACAGACGGGACCAATGGCTTTGACGCGTCCCAATATGGCGTCAGCGAGACAGACTTCTACACTTATCACGCAACGCAACTCAATTATGAAGGCGATGCTTCGCTGGCGCACAATTATGCGACGGCGGGACACCCCAGCACGTTTTCCATCGGGGTCAGGATCCGCAATTCTTACTCTACGCAGCGGCAGACGAATAATAGATACACGCCGTCTGGCGCCAGCCCATTTATGCTTTCCAGTGTTCTCGGGACTTACACCAATCCAACCTACTACAACAGAACATTCGCCATTGGCGGACAAGCATTTGGACCTGCTTCTTCTTACAACAAAATCCTGAATGCTTTTGAGGCGAATTCCAGCGCCTTTGTGCTCGATAGCGTAAATGCTGTCAGCACGGAAGCCCAGGCTTTCTTCAACGCGGATGAGAGAATTTCAGCAGGTTATCTGGAAGACGTAATTTATTTTGGGAAGTTTCGCCTCCAGGGTGGTGTCCGCTTCGATAATGACGCTACACATTTTCTGGCAAACAACGTAACGGCAAACCAAGACGCTCAAGGCAATCCATTGACGCCTACAGTGGTCCCCGTCCGGCAAGACGCAAACTATTTCAATGTTCTGCCGAGTGTCGCGCTACAGTATCAATTTCAGTTAAACAGCAATCTGCGCATTGTCTACGGGCGAGGCATTGCGCGGCCGAACATTGGTGATCTGGTTCCAGCCACGGTAGTTGATCCAAATCAGACCCCATATCCAACCATTACCACAGGAAACCCGAATTTAAAGCCTACAAAGGGAAATAACATTGACGTGTTAGTAGAACATTTCTTTCAGCCATTGGGCATCTTGCAGGCCGGATACTTCTATAAACAACTTTCAGATCCCATATACCCTGTTGCCACTCTTATTCCCAATTACAACAATACAGGCAAGACGTATCAACAGACCCAGTCCATCAATGGCCCGAACGCCAGCATTCAGGGTTTTGAAGCAGAATGGGAGCAGCAATTTTCGTTTCTTCCTGGAATACTGCGTGGCTTTGGGGTGAATGCAAACTATAGCTATGCAACATCCAGAGTTACTTTCCCTGCCGATTTTGACGGCGGACGTACGGACCATCCTCATCTCGATCGTATGGCGCCGAATAACTATAACTTCAACCTTACCTATGATCTGGGCCGTTTCTCTTCGCGGTTTGCCATCAGTCACAACGATGCTAGCATCGCTGCGTATCAGTGGTCTGCGTCCACTGGAGCTGCCAATGATCCTATCCTTGGGCTCAAAGGTCCAACAGGGGACAACTATTTTTATCCGCATACGCAATTCGATGTGCAGGGAAGTTATCGCGTCTACAAGCATCTGCAAGTCATTGCTTCCGGACTCAATCTCAGCAATGAAGTTTTTGGCTTCTATAACGGTAGTGGCATTTATCCGGTACAGCGGGAATATTACAGGCCGACCGTCTCCTTCGGGCTTCGCTGGAAACTGTCCGGTGAATGATGACCCTGCACGCAGAGGCGGACATTGATTTTGGTAGAGTTGTCCGTCTCTGCTCCGCCTTGATTGACATCTCTCGTCTTGAAGTGTAATCCTCAAGAGTTTTGGGTTGAGGAGTATGAAAAGATGACACCTGCATCTGCACACCTGCAAATCGCCGGGCCATACCTTATTCAGCAGGACTGGAAATCTTATTCACGCGAGCAACATGCTGTCTGGTCAGAGCTAGTGCGCCGTCGCATTCCCCAGCTCGAAGAGCATGCCTGCACGGAGTATCTCGATGGCTTTCATCAGATCGGTCTGCGTGAAGACAGGATTCCGGACCTGGCTGCCGTCAATCAACGCCTTGGGCCGCGTACTGGGTGGAACGCAACTCCAGTCAGTGGTTTTCTTCCTCCGGATGCCTTCTTTGAAATGCTGGCAGCGCGGCAATTCCCAACCACAACCTATATCCGCTCGCGCGAAGCGATGGAATACACACCGGAACCGGACATTTTTCATGATGTCTTCGGACATGTACCAATGCATGCGCACCCTGTCTTTGCCGACTTCCTGCAGCACTATGGGCGTGTATGCCTGGCTTTAATAGACAATAAGAAGAAGCTTGAACAGATGGGGCGCATCTTCTGGTTTACGGTAGAGTTTGGCGTCATCCGGCAAAGCGGAAAAATCAAACTTTACGGCAGCGGTCTGATCTCGTCTCATGGTGAGTCCACGCATGTCATCCAGGGAGGGCCGGAAATTCGCGACTTCAATCTTGACCAGGTTATGGCACAGCAGGTCAATGTATCCGAAATGCAAAAAGTGCTTTATGCTGTGGAATCCTTTGACCAGATTTATCAGGCAGTGCAGGATGCTGAACAGCGCCTAATGTAGCCAAGAGTCGCAAATGTGGTTTTGCGGAAGCGGTTTTCAGAACAAAGAAATGGGTGGCATTTCGCCACCCATTCGTTTTGAGTGCGATGCAGAGCTCACACCGAGACGGTTTGCTCTGTGTTTACATTCACGGGAGTGAGCCAGCCGAAGCGGTCCGGTCTTAGCCCATTGGCAATGCCAAAGAACTCATCGGCAAGCTGTTTTGTGATGGGACCTGCGTTGCCATCCCCAATCGTAATCCGGTCAACAGAACGGATCGGTGTGACCTCTGCTGCAGTCCCTGTAAAGAAGACTTCATCGGCGATGTAGATCAGTTCGCGTGGCAGGGCCTGCTCTACGACCGGGATACCGAAGTGACGGGCCAGAGTCAACACAGAGTCGCGAGTGATTCCTGCGAGTACCGAGTTGGCCAGCGGGGTCGTATAGATGACGCCATTGCGAACAAGAAAGAGGTTCTCCCCTGAACCTTCAGAGAGATAGCCATTCACATCCAGTGCAATGCCTTCCGCATAGCCATTCGTATCTGCCTCCATCCGGATGAGTTGCGAATTCATATAGTTGGCGCCGGCCTTGGCCAGAGAAGGCATGGTGTTGGGCGCGAGACGGCTCCACGACGAGATGCAGACGTCGGCACCATGGTCGCCGGCGACATATTTGCCCCAGGGGAAGTTGGCGATGTAGACCTCGACTGGAGAGTTCTTTGGATTCACGCCAATCTCACCATATCCGCGCAATGCGATCGGGCGGATGTAGCATGGAGCAATGCCGTTGGCTTCAATCAGTTCCACCGTGGCGGAGCAAAGCTGGTCAAGGGAGTAGGGTAGTTTCATCCGGTAGATCTTGGCCGAATCAATCAGTCTCTGCATGTGCTCCGGCAGGCGAAATACGGCCGCTCCCTGCGGTTGTCCATAGCAGCGGATACCTTCAAAAACCGACGAGCCATAATGTACGACGTGACTCATCACGTGAATCTGGGCCTTGTCCCAGGGTATGAGGTTGCCATTATGCCAGATCTTGCTGGTGGGCTGGATGGGCATGGAAAGCTGCGCTCCTTATTTTCGTTGAACCATTGATTATATCGCTTGGAGCGCATCCTTGGCGCGGCCCTGTGATTCTTTCACATTCGATGCAACGGAGTAGCTGCCAGGTCGCGCCGCGTGCGGAATCTCCTGCATGTCAGCTTCGGTCCGGTATAGGTCCAGAATGCGTTTTGTGCCGGTGTAACCATATCTGCGGATGAGTGCGTCTACTTCTGGTTTTTCGCCGAACCGTTCCAGGCCCGGAGCGATAATCAACAGCTCCCCTCCATCAGCAATTGCCATGCGTGTGCGGTAAACTGCCTTATTCGCGACCCATGTGCTGCGGAACTGGTCCGCTTGCATTGCGAGTTTATCTACAATTCGTGGGTCTGACCACCAAGGGTGAAACATGATGTTCACTCGTGTTACCACATAATGCTTGCGCACAGAGCAGAATTTTGGATACAAGGGTTTACGTGCGTGGAGGTAGCTGTTCGATGAACAGAAGAAATTTTCTGAGGGGTGCAGGAGCTGCGACAGGGTTCTTGTGGATGCGGCCATTGGCTAGTGCTATAGATGCATTTGGGGAAACGATTTCTCAAGCGCCGATGTTGGGTGTGGACTACTATCCAGACCAGACACCCGAGTCTCTTTGGGGAGAAGATGCGCGCATGATCGCAGAAGCAGGACTGAACACGGTGCGCATTGCTGAGTTTGCGTGGGCGCTGATGGAACCGTCTGAGGGCCTCTACGATTTTGCCTGGCTGCATCGCGCTGTAGCCATCCTGCATAAAAATGGCATTGCGGTAATTTTGGGAACACCCTCCGCTGCGCCTCCGCCATGGCTGACTGAAAAATATCCCGAGGTCTTTGAAGTCAATGATCATGGTATGACACTTGGTCCCGAAGGAAGGCGCTTTACCTGTCCCACCAATAAAACCTACCGTCGGCTTTCGCTCAAGATCGCAACAGAGATGGCGAACAGCTTTGCCCGGACTCCAGGCGTCATCGGCTGGCAGATTGACAATGAGCTGACGCTTGGCGAGTCCGGACGCTGTTATTGCAAATCGTGCCGCGCAGGTTTTCAGGAGTGGCTGCGCGCGAAATACGGTTCTCTCGATGCATTGAACCAGGCGTGGGGCACAGCCTTCTGGAGCCAGATTTACACAGATTTCTCCCAGGTTCCCGTCCCGCTGCCTTCAGGCGCGCCGCCGAACCCGGGCATGGCGCTGGATTATGACCGCTACCAGAGCTACGCCAACACAGGCTTTCTGCAAGAGCAACTTGGCGTATTGCGCAAGCTCTGCCCACAGCATTTCATCACAACGAATAACGTTCCTTTAGTAGACACCATCAACCAGCGTGAGCTTTACGCGAACTTGGACTTTGTAGCCGCAGACAACTACCCCGGCTTCTTCGCTGTCCATATGGAAGAAGCCGGAATGAACCTTACGCCAGAGCAGGTGGCGGCTCCTGTTTCTCTCATTCATGATTTTTCCCGCAGCATCAAAGACGGGAAGCCGTTCTACATTATGGAAGAGCAGGTAGGCAAAGCCGGACAGCCGACTTTCTCTCCTCAGCCGGAGAGGGGACAGGTGCGGCTGTGGTCGTATCAGGCGGTAGCGCATGGGGCCATGGGGATCCAGTACTTCCGCTGGGACACGGCCACATTTGGCGCGGAAGAATACTGGCATGGAATGCTGAATCATGACCGCTCGAAAAGTCCCGCATTTGATGAGATTGTGCAGACGGTGAAAGAACTGAAAGCGCTGGGCCATGAAGCGCTGCATGCTTCCTATGTGTCCGATGTGGCTATTGTTTTTGATAATGATGCAGACTGGGCGGTCAGCATCCAGCCAGGACAGCCTAAGCTGAAATACATGAATGAGGTCATGTCCTGGTATGGTGCCGCCTGGGCCGGACACTATGGCTTAGATGTAATCGATGCAACACGCGATCTTTCCCGCTACAAGATTGTGTTGGCCCCATTTATGTATATCGTCTCAGAAAAACAGGCGGCCAATATCCGTGAGTTCGTACGCAGCGGAGGGGTCTTCGTTGCAGGTTTTCGTCTCAGTGCGAAAGACCCGGAAAGCCGCATGATGAAAACGCCCCTGCCAGGACTTCTGCGCGATGTGATGGGAGTAACAGTAAAGGACTATGTGCCGGTTTATTCGGAGAAACAGAGAGTAAAGTTTGCTCAGACCTATGGGGATGCTGAATCGGACTGTCAACTCTGGTATGACGTGCTTGCTCCTGAAAAAGCAGAAGTATTGGCCACCTACACAACCGGCAGATATGCAGGAGAGGCTGCCGTTACCAGCAATTCTTTTGGAAAAGGAAAGGCTGTTTACATCGGAGCAAGACTTGATCCCGCTGGACTGGGACGGCTGCTGAATACGCTGGCCGCATCAGCTGGGGCCAAAGCTGAGTTGGACGCCTCATCGGGGGTTGAGGTCACAGTGCGCGAATCCGGCGGGAAACGCTGGATCTATGTGCTGAACCACTCCGCGAACCGGCAGACTCTTCCGTTGAAAAGAATGTACAAAGAGGCAATTACAGGCGAAACACAATCAGGACAGCTGGTATTGGAACCTTACGGAGTCAAAGTGTTGCAGCCAGCGTGAGAAAAAGGCTGAGAGGCCGTATTCTTTTTAAGTGCCCAAGATGAGGTCCTTCATCCCTGGCGTCAGCCGTTGGCGCAAAGATGAGAGACCATTCGTGCTGCCTTTTTCGCTTTGAAGCACGTATTACAGAGATACGCTTAGATGGTTCTTCAACTGGCCAAAGCTGGCTGTTTACAAAGGCAATTTTTTGTTATGCAGCTAAATTGGCCACTTTTGTCTCTTCAATCATTAAACTAGCCCCAATGATGGATCGTCGTAGTTTTATGTCAAGAATGGTCGCCGGTTTTGCTGTTTGCGGCCAAACTTCGTTTTTGCGGAGTACTTTCGCTGCTGTGGTTCCGGCAGCGCTGGCAACTGATCCCTTGCGTCCGCAGTACCATCTGCTTCCGGCAGCAAACTGGATGAATGATCCGAATGGCCCAATCTACTGGAAGGGCAAGTACCACATGTTTTACCAGTACAATCCCAACGGTGCGTATTGGGGAGACATGCACTGGGGACACGCTGTGAGTCCGGACATGGTGCATTGGGAGCATCTTCCAGTAGCGCTCGCACCGACTCCTGGTGGGCCAGATGCGGCAGGATGTTTTTCCGGAACAGCAGTGATTGACGGCGACCAAGTGGCCGTCCTCTACACCGGCGTTGTTTCGGTCCCGGAAAATGAAGCCACGATTCGCGATGGAGAACATAGTTTTCGAGAATCGCAGTGCCTCGCAATTTCCTCCGATGATGATCTGACTACATGGACCAAGCAGCCGCAGCCGGTCATAGCAGCCCCTCCTGAAGGAATCGATGTGAGCGGGTTCCGCGATCCATCACCATGGCGGCAGGATGATTGGTGTTACATGGCGGTTGGTTCCGGCATCCGCGGCAAAGGCGGGGCTGTTCTGCTCTATCGTTCAAGGGATTTGCAGCACTGGGAATATCTGCACTTTTTGGCGCAAGGTACGGGAAATGGTAAACAGACTGCAAATCCAGTGGATTCAGGAGACATGTGGGAGTGCCCAGACTTCTTCCCGCTCGGCGATAAGCATGTATTGATTCATTCCGCTGAAGGAAAATCCTTCTGGCAGGTTGGGACCTTCGACACAGAGCGATTGCTTTTTCATCCTGAGCGGAGCGGCCTGTTGGATGATGGTTCCTTCTATGCGCCGAAGACACAGCTGGATGCAAATGGAAATCGCATCCTCTGGGGATGGATTCCTGAGACACGGCCGCAGAACGAGTACCAAACAGCAGGGTGGGCAGGGATGATGTCTCTGCCACGAGTGCTGACGCTCGATGAAAAGAACAATCTGAAAATGGTACCGCATCCAGCTTTGAAGCAATTGCGCACCAGGTCTGAACCAAAGAAGTCCACCAGCATTAAAAAATGCTGTGGCGAAGTCTTCTGCCGGCTGAAAACTTCTGCTCCGATTGCATTTTCGATTCAAGGAGAAAGAGGGCTCGGCAATGTCCTCCATCTCGAATATCATCCGGACCAGCCCGATAAGATTCAGCTTGCTGGTGCGCAACTCACGCTTCCCAACATTCCTGTCGAGCTAGAGTTGCATTTGTTTGTAGATGGGTCAATCCTGGAAGTTTTCATCCAGTCACAAATGGCCTACACAAAACGTTTTTACTTTTCAGGTTTGTCTGCTCCGGATCTGAGTATCCATGTCACCGGAGAGGC from Pseudacidobacterium ailaaui includes these protein-coding regions:
- the hppD gene encoding 4-hydroxyphenylpyruvate dioxygenase, translating into MSTLAHPEVQTQRDFLPLNGTDYVEFYVGNARQAAYYYRLAFGMKLVAYAGPETGVRNRASYVLQQGKVRFVLTTALRPDNDIAEHVHRHGDGVHDIALWVDDAKFAWKETTRRGARSVREPFELHDEHGTLRLATIATYGDTVHTFVERADYKGVFMPGFHPVQEDTLARPVGLLHIDHMVGNVGWNEMNRWVDFYADIMGFSLYQHFDDKDISTEYSALMSKVMANGNGRIKFPINEPAEGRKKSQVEEYLEFYHGPGVQHIALATNDILHTVSQLQMQGVEFLRVPHTYYTELEKRVGKIDEPVQELEKLGILVDRDDEGYMLQIFTRPVEDRPTLFYEIIQRKGSRSFGKGNFKALFEAIEREQAARGNL
- a CDS encoding MFS transporter; protein product: MLASFLGWTLDAFDYFLLVFCISAIAEDFHTRTSVVAESLFLTLAFRPFGAFLFGILADRYGRRPVLMLNVACYSVFELSCAFVPSIHALFVLRALFGIAMGGEWGVGAALALETLPKEGRGFFSGLLQEGYAVGYLVAAATYALFYRPLTHVYWYGHSLGWRGLFVVGAMPALLIFYIAGSVEESPVWRDGQRNVAKAGLSFTDLKKYFATFFFLVLLMSGFNLFSHGTQDLYPTFLQKDHHSSAAMTGMIAMIYNVGALLGGIFFGAISERIGRKRAIIAAAFLSLPVIPLFALGHSFSVLAAGAFLMQFMVQGAWGVVPAYLTELSPAPVRATFPGLAYQLGNLIASRSAVIQARFAEHYGSFSVVMAGTVAIVAIYLVCITAFGRESKGMNMSSE
- the pncA gene encoding bifunctional nicotinamidase/pyrazinamidase: MTVKITPQDVLIVIDLQKDFCPGGALAVPQGDEILPLVNWLVRQFPHVVLTQDWHPKDHLSFASNYPGRSVFDTIETDYGMQTLWPDHCVQGSEGAEFHPALDITRAQLILRKGFHRDVDSYSAFQENDRITKTGLTAYLHELGFKRVFLAGLAYDYCVRYSAVDAKSAGFEVVVIEDACRAMGHGHSVEETRREFMEYCVQTLYCGDLKSESIYR
- a CDS encoding TonB-dependent receptor, with the protein product MVTAPRLQGDAEAVNVERMSAEIVQVEPEGVITSLPNNNIADAVGRLPSVSLERDEGEGKYIQIRGTEPRLSNVTINGINLPAPEVTVRNIKLDAVPADVVERIEVYKTLAADQDADAIGGTVNLVTKTAQDKPLYALSGTAGYNPLQNGYWRGGFDGTFGQRFGTNKNFGFLLGGTWDRTNRGIDDLEPSQTYGTLPSGQNIAYINSEDLRSYTYYRTRYGFDLGIDDRITPTMTAYLKGLYADFHDYGEAWVYTPNSGALTGTNSSQITFDHTGNWQYRHYIRRPDQQVFSFLTGARHDLKSDTIVYEFAASRGHNIGGQAFPTTYFQGPSGVTFAQNNSDPYRPRLYATDGTNGFDASQYGVSETDFYTYHATQLNYEGDASLAHNYATAGHPSTFSIGVRIRNSYSTQRQTNNRYTPSGASPFMLSSVLGTYTNPTYYNRTFAIGGQAFGPASSYNKILNAFEANSSAFVLDSVNAVSTEAQAFFNADERISAGYLEDVIYFGKFRLQGGVRFDNDATHFLANNVTANQDAQGNPLTPTVVPVRQDANYFNVLPSVALQYQFQLNSNLRIVYGRGIARPNIGDLVPATVVDPNQTPYPTITTGNPNLKPTKGNNIDVLVEHFFQPLGILQAGYFYKQLSDPIYPVATLIPNYNNTGKTYQQTQSINGPNASIQGFEAEWEQQFSFLPGILRGFGVNANYSYATSRVTFPADFDGGRTDHPHLDRMAPNNYNFNLTYDLGRFSSRFAISHNDASIAAYQWSASTGAANDPILGLKGPTGDNYFYPHTQFDVQGSYRVYKHLQVIASGLNLSNEVFGFYNGSGIYPVQREYYRPTVSFGLRWKLSGE
- a CDS encoding branched-chain amino acid transaminase is translated as MPIQPTSKIWHNGNLIPWDKAQIHVMSHVVHYGSSVFEGIRCYGQPQGAAVFRLPEHMQRLIDSAKIYRMKLPYSLDQLCSATVELIEANGIAPCYIRPIALRGYGEIGVNPKNSPVEVYIANFPWGKYVAGDHGADVCISSWSRLAPNTMPSLAKAGANYMNSQLIRMEADTNGYAEGIALDVNGYLSEGSGENLFLVRNGVIYTTPLANSVLAGITRDSVLTLARHFGIPVVEQALPRELIYIADEVFFTGTAAEVTPIRSVDRITIGDGNAGPITKQLADEFFGIANGLRPDRFGWLTPVNVNTEQTVSV
- a CDS encoding phenylalanine 4-monooxygenase translates to MTPASAHLQIAGPYLIQQDWKSYSREQHAVWSELVRRRIPQLEEHACTEYLDGFHQIGLREDRIPDLAAVNQRLGPRTGWNATPVSGFLPPDAFFEMLAARQFPTTTYIRSREAMEYTPEPDIFHDVFGHVPMHAHPVFADFLQHYGRVCLALIDNKKKLEQMGRIFWFTVEFGVIRQSGKIKLYGSGLISSHGESTHVIQGGPEIRDFNLDQVMAQQVNVSEMQKVLYAVESFDQIYQAVQDAEQRLM